One segment of Plasmodium relictum strain SGS1 genome assembly, chromosome: 3 DNA contains the following:
- a CDS encoding peptide chain release factor 2, putative codes for MFFYFLHILLCVIFFIHVNDTNCLIKINKDICYISHTLKKKKIIPFTRPLYSNNVSKNYLEIIKKKLEDIGIFERDIEEIFVKGTGKGGQKVNKTNNCVMIKYNNNESKIIIKCHKYRCLQKNRIYARELLYNKVSSIKDKIEKEISYQIEKEKRKTLKLTEKEKSASINYKKRKSEIKKDRQKNIKYDDII; via the exons atgtttttttattttttacacaTTCTTCTttgtgtaattttttttattcatgtGAATGACACCAACTgcttaattaaaattaacaag GATATATGCTATATAAGCCAtacacttaaaaaaaaaaagataataccATTTACTCGTCCATTATATTCTAACAATGtatcaaaaaattatttagagataataaaaaaaaaattagaagacATAGGAATATTTGAAAGAGATATTGAAGAAATTTTTGTTAAAGGCACAGGAAAAGGTGGGCAGaaagtaaataaaacaaaCAATTGTGTtatgataaaatataataataatgaaagtaaaataattataaaatgccACAAATACAg atgtttacaaaaaaatagaatatatgCAAGAGAATTGTTATATAATAAAGTATCCTCAATTAAAGACAAgattgaaaaagaaatttctTATCAAATAgaa aaagaaaaaagaaaaacattaAAGCTAactgaaaaagaaaaaagcgcatcaataaattataaaaaaaggaaatcggaaataaaaaaggataGACAAAAAAACATAAAGTATGATGATATTATCTGA
- a CDS encoding zinc finger protein, putative, with amino-acid sequence MNEEVEKSLNNNKNRKNSYDINIYNIKKEDVIIQENMNINSKSSINIYDNDQVNIYIENSDLNKKVYNCYTCNIQIYNFSFFRYHFKSEWHKYNLKRKLLNLNSVNELTFNEKVKNLKKSQEEKEEKENTNHKKNSNNNKKKKEKKSSIEFYNQKKINNSTSNLHKIKYATKEDILLKKNVKYDNPLVCFFDNRIFNSIEENIKHMNDDHTFFIPDEKYVTDLKKVILTIGKKIYEENMCIYCFKYSKCVKSIQAHMICKSHTKIHEDFFVFIEKYYDFSKTYVDLLNKYIHNKEDKEEILYLLHKKKKKEITSKQHVDEQHINKENNEIDSLEQKKKKNNSKNNDLIKNEVKINNENDKIQSSEFEKKPSEQYIVDNDESDSITHINYKNNDLNSNYDKNTDNNNSNKYRKSISEIDNDASDDFKVKEEDLSKNLNYDTIYEVLEQFGYSKPEVNEYNNLVLPDGSEAINRKIAYIFKQKLPLENRTKCDKIDVLKKKENSLQYRKYKYYIDYIKKYNLNLNLKTNNLNKFYKSDSIFFL; translated from the coding sequence ATGAATGAAGAAGTAGAAAAAAGCttaaacaataataaaaatcgaaaaaattcttatgatataaatatatacaacaTAAAAAAGGAAGATGTTATTATTCaagaaaatatgaatataaatagtAAGTCATCAATTAACATTTATGACAATGAtcaagtaaatatatatattgaaaatagtgatttaaataagaaaGTATACAATTGTTATACATGTAATATACAAATAtacaatttttctttttttcgcTATCATTTCAAATCAGAATGGCATAAATATAAtcttaaaagaaaattattaaatttaaattctgTGAATGAACTAacttttaatgaaaaagttaaaaatttaaaaaaaagtcaagaagaaaaggaagaaaaagagaatactaatcataaaaaaaatagtaataataataaaaaaaaaaaagaaaaaaaaagcagTATAGAATTTTataaccaaaaaaaaattaataatagcACTAgtaatttacataaaattaaatatgcaACAAAGGAAGATatcttattaaaaaaaaatgtaaagtACGATAATCCATTAGTCTGTTTTTTCGATAATAGAATTTTTAATAGtattgaagaaaatataaaacacATGAATGATGATCATACCTTTTTTATTCCTGATGAAAAATATGTAACTGATCTTAAAAAAGTGATTTTAACAATagggaaaaaaatatatgaagaaaatatgtgtatttattgttttaaatattctaaaTGTGTGAAATCTATTCAAGCTCATATGATATGTAAAAGTCACACAAAAATTCATGAagatttttttgtttttattgaaaaatattatgatttttcaaaaacatatgttgatttattaaataaatatattcataacAAAGAAGACAAGGAAGAAATTCTTTATCTtctacacaaaaaaaaaaaaaaggagatTACTTCAAAACAACATGTAGATGAACAACACATAAATAAAGAGAATAACGAAATAGATTCATtggaacaaaaaaaaaaaaaaaataatagtaaaaataatgatttaataaaaaatgaagtaaaaataaacaacgaaaatgataaaatacaAAGTTCTGAGTTTGAAAAGAAACCTAGTGAACAATATATTGTAGATAATGATGAAAGTGATAGCATTACacatattaattataaaaataatgatttaaattcAAACTACGATAAAAATActgataataataacagtaataaatatagaaaaagtaTTAGTGAAATAGATAATGATGCATCTGATGATTTTAAAGTAAAAGAAGAAGATTTAAGTAAAAACTTAAATTATGATACTATTTATGAAGTTCTTGAACAATTTGGTTATAGTAAACCAGAAGTAAATGAATACAATAATTTAGTTTTACCAGATGGATCAGAAGcaataaatagaaaaattgcatatatatttaaacaaAAGTTACCATTAGAAAATAGAACAAAATGTGATAAAATAGacgtattaaaaaaaaaagaaaactcTCTCCAATATcgtaaatataaatattatattgattatattaaaaaatataatttaaatttaaatttgaaGACTAATAACCTAAATAAGTTTTATAAAAGtgattctattttttttttataa
- the ALP5b gene encoding actin-like protein, putative, giving the protein MEYKEKEFIPIIILDPGSWMIKIGFANDDFPKFQIPCLYIEKTFVNSKIIKFGDEAIEDYILIKYANIKVDRKEKISDESLDDKLLNVKMIFADPRHPLSKNSFTDLFETYNYLLNKLNIKTNDYNLLVVIPETIEKLFISNLLSWAFKNHNFLSISLIYNSLAASYYYGLKTGECGSRIVPVAENHGIFFDSMRNCEIGGYLISKYISNFVKINDNYIDYILIQNYKELNSYVSLDIDSNIKITTECNGLSKPYRIPYSNLYIDPKAEILSHEIYFQPEFLAHLPGNFYKQNIISLNQITFESVCSCPIDLRKNFLNNIILIGGVSNCINMRERLHMELMHIIKSKNYSENVKINIKQIRMSDMASYLGCKKYGKVLFYNKNKWITREEYFNSAKNLIIQKLLTWANVL; this is encoded by the exons atggaatataaagaaaaagaatttataccaattataattttagaCCCTGGTTCTTg gATGATAAAAATTGGGTTTGCAAATGATGATTTTCCAAAATTTCAAATCCCTTGTCTATATATAGA AAAAACTTTTGTAAATtcgaaaattataaaa tTTGGTGATGAAGCTATTGAAGATTATATACTAATTAAATATGCAAACATCAAAGTTgatagaaaagaaaaaatttcagATGAAAGTTTAG ATGATAAGTTACTTAATGTTAAAATGATTTTTGCTGATCCTAGACATCCTTTAAGCAAAAATAGCTTTACTGATCTATTTGAAACATATAATTACCTTTTAAAT aaattaaatataaagacgaatgattataatttattagttGTGATTCCTGAAACAATTGAAAAGCTATTTATATCAAATTTATTAAGTTGGGCTTTTaaaaatcataattttttatcaatatcattaatttataattctttAGCAGCATCTTATTATTATGGATTAAAAACAG GAGAATGTGGTAGTAGAATAGTTCCAGTTGCTGAAAATCATGGTATTTTCTTTGATAGTATGAGAAATTGTGAAATAGGAGGTTACTTaataagtaaatatatttccAATTTTGTTAAGATAAACGATAATTATATTGATTACATACTTATTCAgaattataaagaattaaatagCTATGTAAGTCTAGATATAGAcagtaatattaaaataactaCTGAATGTAATGGGTTATCTAAACCATATAGAATACCTTAtagtaatttatatattgacCCTAAAGCAGAAATATTAAGTCatgaaatttattttcaGCCTGAATTTCTAGCTCATTTACCAGGAAACTTTTATAAACAAAACATTATATCATTAAATCAAATAACTTTTGAATCTGTCTGTTCATGCCCAATagatttaagaaaaaatttcttaaataatattattttaattggTGGAGTTTCTAACTGCATTAATATGCGTGAACGGTTGCATATGGAATTAATGCatataattaaaagtaaaaactATAGCGAAAatgttaaaattaatattaaacaaATAAGAATGTCTGATATGGCTTCATATTTAGGTTGCAAAAAATACGGAAAAgtacttttttataataaaaataaatggatAACAAGAGAAGAATATTTCAATTCAGCTAAAAAtctaataatacaaaaattattaacaTGGGCTAACGTTTtgtag